CCCTGCCCCTCCCGTTGCCTACTACGCGGAGGGGATAGCCCAGGCCCTCCTGGAGGGGCTTGAAAAACACGGCCTGCCCCGGCCCAGGCTCATCCTGGAGCCCGGCCGGGCGCTGGTGGGCAGGGCAGCGGTGGCCCTCTACCGGGCGGGCTCAAGAAAGGATATACCCGGGGTCCGCACCTATGTTTCTCTGGATGGGGGGATGGGGGACAACATCCGCCCCGCCCTCTACGGTGCCCGATATGAGGCCCTGGTGGCCAACCGGGCGGGGGAGCAGCCCACGGAGAGGGTCACCCTGGCAGGGAGGTTCTGTGAATCGGGGGATGTGCTCATCAAGGACATCTTTCTGCCCCGGGTCTTCCCCGGGGATATTGTCGCCGTACCAGCCATGGGGGCCTACTCCATCCCCATGGCCAGCAACTATAACGCCGCCCCCCGCCCGGCCATCGTCCTGGTGAAGAAGGGGAGGGCAGAGCTGTGGCGGCGGCGGGAGAGCTACCAGGACCTCATGGCCATGGATGTGGACTGATATGTGGCGGACCCTGGGACAGGAGAGGGCGATAAGGCTGTTCCAGAACAGCCTGGACGGGGACAGGCTGGCCCATGCCTATCTCCTGGTGGGTCCACCCCGGGTGGGGAAGAGGAGTCTCTGCCTGGAAATGGCCCAGGCCCTGAACTGCGTGGGTGATGGCCCCCCCTGCGGGGTCTGCCCCTCCTGCCGGCACATCGCCTCCGGCACCCACCCCGATGTCCTGGTGGTCAGCCCCGTCCATGACCCAAAGGCCGGCCGGCCCAGGACGGAGATAGGCATTGACCAGATAAGGGGGATAGAGGCCCTGGCCTGCCTGCTCCCCTTTGAGGGCAGGTATAAGGTCTTTATCTTTGATGGGGCGGAGAGGCTCTCCCTGGAGGCGGCCAATGCCTTCCTCAAGACCCTGGAGGAGCCCCTCCCCTCGGTGGTTTTCCTCCTCACCACCTCCCGGGAGGGCCTCCTGCCCTCCACCCTCCTCTCACGGTGCCAGCGGCTGGAGATAAAGCCCCTGGGCCTGGGGGAGGCGGAGGAGGCCCTGGTCAGGGAATCTGGCCTGGAGAGGGAGAAGGCCAGGCTTCTGGCCCATGTTTCTCAGGGGTGCCTGGGCCTGGCCCTGGACCAGGGGTTCCTGGGCTTCAGGACAGAGGCCCTGGAGCAGGTCCAGCAGCTCCTTGGGGCGGGCCTGGAGGAGCGCTTCAGGATGGCGGAAGGGCTGGCCAACCGCTGGGAGCGGGACAGGGAGGGGGTATTTGAGCTTCTCCGGCTGTGGCAAGGCTGGCTCCGGGACCTTTTGCTGGTGGTGGCCGGCCTCCCCGATGGTGTGGTGAGCCTTGACTATGAGGAGGCCCTGAAGAGGCAGGCCAGCGCCCTGGGCCTGGCCCAGCTCCGACAGGGGATAAAGGACACGGCGGGGATAAGGGAGGCCCTGGAGAGGAATGCCAGCCCCCGCCTGGCCCTGGAGGTGCTGATGTTGAAGTTGCCTCGGGAGGGGGAATGCCTCAGATAGTAGGGGTCCGCTTCCGCCCTGCGGGGAAGGTCTATCACTTTGACCCGGCAGGCCTGGAGCTGGCGGAGGGGGACCAGGTGGTGGTGGAGACGGCCCGGGGGCAGGAGCTCGGCTTTGTTGTCCAGGGGCCGCGGGAGGTCCCCGGGGAGGAGAAGGGGGGGTCCCTGAAGCCTGTCCTGAGGCAGGCTGCCCCCCCGGACCTGGAGCGGGTCCAGAGCCTCCGTTCCCAGGAGAAGGAGGTCCTCATGCAGGCCAGGGAGGCGGCCCGGCGGCTGGGGGTGCCCATGAAAATCCTTACCGCCGAATACACCCTGGACGGAAAGCTCACTATCTACTTTACCGCCGAGGAGCGGGTGGACTTCCGGGAACTGGTAAGGGAGCTGGCCGGCCGCTTCCACACCCGGATTGAGCTCCGGCAGATAGGGCCCCGGGACGAGACAAAGATATTGGGGGGCATAGGCGCCTGCGGCCTGCCCCTTTGCTGTGCCCGCTGGCTTACCGAGTTCGCCCCTGTCACCATCCGCATGGCCAAGGAGCAGGGGCTGGCCCTGAACCCCCCCAAGATATCCGGTGTCTGCGGCCGCCTCCTCTGCTGCCTGGCCTACGAGATAGATAGTTACCGGGAAGTGAAGCGGAAGCTCCCCGCCAAAGGCAAGAAGATATCTACGGCCATGGGCCCCGCCAAAGTAATAGAGAGCAATCCCCTCAAGGAGACGGTCAAGGTGGAACTGGAGGGAGGGGCAGTGGTGGAGATACCCCTGGCCCAGCTGGAGCCCGGGGTCCCCTGAAAAACTCAGCTTTTCAGGGGTATTTGGCTACTGAGGGATGAACTTGAGCCACTGCTGGTTGGCCCTGAGGTACTGGTAGGGGACGGTGAAGAAGGAGGGGGGGGCATAGGGGCGCTGGAGGAGTTTCATCCCCGCCTCCCTGGGGGTCTTTCCGGCTTTCTTGTGGTTGCAGGGGATGCAGGCGCCGACCACATTTTCCCATTCGTGTCCGCCCCCCTGGTGGCGGGGGATAACATGGTCCAGGGTCAGGTCTCTCGTCTCCCGCCCACAGTACTGGCAGGTAAAATGGTCCCGGTTGAAGACCTCAAAACGGGTGAGCCTCTTCAACACCGGGGGCCGCCTCACCAGCATATGGAGCCGGATGATGGAGGGGATGGGGAAAATGGCGGTGGGGGTCTTGATCTCCCCCACCCCGTTCTCTATCATCTCGGCCTTGTCCATGAGGAGCAGGACTACCGCCCTACGCATACGGCAGATGTTCAGGGGCTGGTAGTTCTGGTTCAGCACCAGGACCGATAGGCCGTTCACCATGTCGGGCCTATTATAAGAGGCTGGCCTGCTGGGGGCAAGTGGATAGGGCCGGCTCACCTCAATCAGGGTACATTGCGGGCAGCCTCTCCAGGGGCGTATACCTGACGCGATACTAGGAGGGCCGCAACCGGCGGTGGGGCCTTTCGGCGGGGCGGGGGGCGGCATACATGGGGGCGGTGATGAAGAATACAATGCTTAGCCCCGGGTCGCCCATGCGGGAGGCTATCTGGTCCACAATCTCCTCCAGCCTCTTGTGGCTGGTAAACAGGGTGGGCACCCGGTTGTTGTAGCGGTAATTGATTATCTGGAAGAGCTTCTCCTCGGCCCAGGGAGAGGTGGAATGGGCACCCAGGTTGTCCAAGATGAGCAGGGGGGCTTTCTTCACCCCTTCAAAGGTGTCGTCATAGCTCGTCTTGGCCTCGGGGCCATACGCGGAGCGCAGGTGGTCCAGGAGCTCGGGGATGGAAGCGAAGAAGACCGCCTGGCCCTGGGCCAGCCGGTGGTTGGCGATGGCTGTGGCCAAGTGGGTCTTGCCGCAGCCGCTGACCCCCAGGAATACCAGCCACCCCTCCGGCTCTTTGGCAAATTCCCGGGCCAGGCGCAGGGCCTGCTCCAGGTTCTGGCGCTGTTCCGGGGGGAGCTCGTCCCGCCGGTCAAACTTATCAAAGACCATGCGCTTCAAGAGCTCTGGCCCCGGCCCCCCCATCTCCTGCCACAGCCCGGCCCTCTTCCCCTTTTTCACCTGGCACTGGCAGGGGAAGGCCTGCCCGAAATCGGGGTGGCCGAAGGGGACGGGGTGGCGGACAAAGCCTGCCCCCCCGCAGAGGCGACAGCTTTCAGTAGCGGTAGAGGTGTCCGTATTTTCCACGGGTGAACTGGTGGGGGTCGGCACCCTTTTCAGAATCTCTCCCAGGCTCTCCATCCTTGCCTTCCACAGCCCAGCGCTCCAGGATGCGGGAGATGGTGTTCCACCGCCTCCTGTTCAGCCGGACCGCTAGCTTTACGGCCTCCTCTATCCAGGGGGCGGGATAGAGGGCTTCTGCCTCCTGGAGCTGGTCGGCTATGATTGGGGTGATGAGGCCGATGTTTTGCTCATAGAGGTCAAAGATATTCGTCTTCTCTTCATGGAGAAAGGCCCCCTTTTCCATCCCGGCCCTGGCCTCCTGTCCCTGTGGGCTGTTGAGGAAATAGAGCCTTCTGCCATCCCTGTTGAGGGGCAGAAGCACCCCCCTCTCCGCGGCCCTCTCCAGGGCCCGGGCAATCCCCTCCTCCCCCAGCGCATTCAGATTTCCATCCGCCTGGAGCTCCCCCAGGGAAAGATAGGGCCGGCCCTTCCTGCCCAGGAGCCAGAAGAAGTAGAGGAGCACGTTGAGCTCCTCCGGGTCATCCATCTTGGGCAGGCTGGTGGGGAAACCGGGGAAGGGCTTCATGACCCCTCCCGTCTCGTCCCCAGGCTTACAAAGCGGGCGGTGCGGGGGACGAAGCGCAGGCTCACCTCGCCGGTTGGCCCGTTGCGGTGCTTGGCGATGATGATGGTGGCCATGCCCCGGGGATATGGCTGGCCGGGGTTCTGGTGTTCCCACTCCTCCTCGCTGATATAGGCATCCTCCCGGTGGATGAAGAGGACCACATCCGCGTCCTGCTCAATGCTCCCCGATTCCCTCAGGTCCGATAGCTGGGGGCGGTGGGAGGTCCTCATCTCGGGGGCCCTGGAGAGCTGGGAGACAGCAAGCACCGGCACATTCAGCTCCCGGGCCAGGGCCTTGAGGCTCCGGGTTATATGGCTTATCTCCTGTACCCGGTTATCGTTGCGGCCATCCCCCTGGATTAGCTGCAGGTAGTCCACGATTATCAGGTCCACCCCCCTCTCATGGTAAAGGCGGCGGGCCTTGGAGCGAATCTCCACCACCCGGGGCTGGGGGCTGTCATCTACGTAGATGGACATCTCCGAGAGGGGGCCGGTGGCCGCCATCAGGCGCTCCTTCTCCTCCTCGCTTATCTGGCCGATTCGCAGGCGGCGGGAGTCCACATCGGCCTCAGTGGCCAGGAAGCGCTGGACGACTGCCTCTCGGGACATCTCCAGGCTGAAGATGCCCACCCTGGCCCCGTATTCCTTGGCGGCGTGGCGGGCGATGCCCAGGGAGAGGCTGGTCTTGCCCAGGCTGGGTCGAGCCCCCAGGACCACAAGGTCGGAGCGCTGGAGCCCCCCCAGATACTCGTCCAGGTCGCCAAAGCCGGTGAAAATCTGAGGCAGTTCCCCCCCCTGCGCCTGGGACGGGGGCATCTCTCTCTGCTCAGTCTCATCGATGTATTGGGATATCAGGTCCCTCAGGGGGACGAATTCCCGGGTGGCAGTGCCCATCCTGAGACGGAATAGGAGGTCCTCGGCCCGGTCCATGGTGGCCTCCACATCGGGCCTGTCCTCATAGCCCAGCCGGGTTATCTCCTCCCCCGCCGCCAGCAGCCGGCGGAAGAGGGAGGTGCGGCGGACAATCTGGGCGTAGTGCTCCAGGTGGAGGGGGGTGGGGACGGTGGAGAGAAGGTGGAGGAGGTAGGATGCCCCCCCCACCCCCTCCAGCTTGCCCTGCCGGGAGAGCTCGTGGGCCAGGGTGACCTGGTTTATCCCCTCGTTGCGGCGGAAAAGCTCAAAGCAGCCAGAATAGACCTCACGGTTCTGGTCCCGGTAGAAGTCTTCTGGGGAGAGGAGGGACACTATCTTGAAGATGGCCTCGCCGTCCAGCAGGAGGGAGCCCAATACGGCTTCCTCGGCCTCAATATCGTTGGGGGGTAGCCTGGGGTCCGGCATCTAGATTGCCTCCACACTGACCCGGAGCTGGGCGGAGAGGCCGGGGGCCAGCCTCACCACCACCAGGTGCTGCCCCAGCCCCTTGATGTGCCCGGGCAGCTCAATCTGCCGGCGGTCCAGCTCTATCCCCTGGCGGGAGAGCTCCCCGGCGATATCGGCTGAGGTGATGGAGCCGTATAGCTTCTGCCCTCCCCCCGTCTTGGCCACCAGCTTTATCTCCATCCCCTCCAGCCTTTGGGCCAGGGCCTCCAGGCTCCCCCTCTCCCGGGCCTGTCGCCTTACCTCCCCCTTCTTCCGCTCCTCCCAGTTCTTCACCACATCGGGGGTGGCTGGCAGGGCCAAGCCCCGGGGGAGGAGATAGTTCCGGGCAAAGCCCTCAGCTATTTCCTTCACCTGCCCCGCCTGGCCTACACCAGCTACATCGGAGAGAAAGACTACCTTCATCCCAGCCCCCCGATTATAAGCCCCCCGCCCCCGCCCCTCAAAGGAGGGGGCCAGGGAAATATTTTGGACAGAATTCAGAACCTTTATTCTATAGTAGGCCTTTTGGGGGTGGCTGTCAAGGTTCAGAGTTTGCGCTTTTTCCCTTCCGCGGTTATAATCCGTCGGGTGGAGATGGCAAGGTTGGGCTGGGGGCGGTCTCCTGGCAGGGGCTAGTAAAACCCTTACCCTCGGCATAGTGGACGGATAATGGCACGTGTAGGGATACCGAGAGGGCTTCTGACTTACCAGTATCTCCCCATGTGGAAGACTTTCCTGGAGGCCCTGGGTGCAGAGGTGGTTATCTCTCCACCTACCACCAGGCAGACCCTGGCCGAGGGGGTCAGACGCATGGTGGCCGAGACCTGCCTGCCGGTGAAGGTCTTCTGCGGTCACGCCGTGGCGCTGGCAGGGCAGTGTGACTATCTTTTCATCCCCTCCATAAAGAGCGTGGAGCCCCGGGTGTATAACTGCTCCAAGTTCTTGGGCCTGCCTGACATGGTGCGGGCGGTGGTCCCTGAGGCCCCCCCTATTCTGGAGGCGGACATTGATGTCAATCAGGGGCGGCGGGCCCTCTACCGGGCCATCTATTCCCTGGCCCGTCCCCTGACCTGGAACCCCTGGCGGGTCCGGGAAGCCACCCGCCTGGCCATGGAGGCCCACCGTCGCTATGTCCAGGGGATGGTCCGGGAGAAGAAGACCCCTCTCCAGGCCCTGGGCTTCTCCCCTCCCGAGGAAGAGGCCCCCCACCGGTTAATGGTGGCCATCGTAGGCCACCCCTATATCGTCCACGACGATTTCATCACCCACCGCCTCCTCCCACGCCTCAAGGGGCTGGGGGTCAGGGTGCTGGTCCCGGAGATGGCCCTGGAGGAGGAGATGGCGAGGGCGATGGCAAAGCTGGATGGGAAGGCCTACTGGACCTACGAGGCGGAGGTGGTGGGGGCGGGGGCCTACTACCTGGACCAGGAAGAGGTGGACGGGGCTATCGGGGTGGCAGCCTTCGGCTGCGGCCCCGATTCCCTCATGGTGGACCTTGTCAAGCGCTATGCCAGGGAGAGGAAGCGGCCCTTCCTGGCCCTCTCCCTGGACGAGCACAGCGGGGAGGCAGGCCTCCTCACCCGGCTGGAAGCCTTTCTGGATATGATAGAGCGGAAGAAGAGGAAATGCGAGTAAGCTTCCCTCACCTGGGGCACCTCTGGGTGCCCGTGAGGGCCCTCTTTACAGAGCTGGGTGTTGACCATGTGGTGCCCCCCTTGAACACCCGCCGCACCCTCACCCTGGCTACAAAGAATTCCCCGGAGGGCCTCTGTCTCCCCTTCAAGCTCACCCTGGGCAACTTCATTGAGGCCTGCGAACTGGGGGCTGACACCCTCGTCCAGGCCGGGGGGGCGGGCATCTGCCGCCTGGGGAGGTATGGCAGGACCCAGGAGTATGTCCTCCGGGATATGGGCTTCCAGTTCCAAATCCTCACCGCCGGGGTCTCGGAAAAGAAGCTCCAGGGCATCATGCAGCTCTTCAAGAAGATATCGGGGGGGGCCCCCTGGGGGAGAATTGTCTCCGCCGTCCGCTTTGGCCTGGCCAAGCTCAACGCCCTGGACGAGATAGAGAAGGAGGTCCACCGGGTGAGGGCCCGGGAAAAGGTGAAGGGCCAGGCCAGCGCCCTCTTCCGGGAGGCCACCAAGGCTGTTGATGAGACGGGAGACTATGATTCCCTGAAGAGGAGAAAACAGGACTACTTGGAGAAGCTCCGGGCCGTGCCCCAGGACGGCGAGGACCCCCTGCTGGTAGGGGTGATGGGGGAGTTCTATGTGGTCCTGGAGCCCTTCTCCAATAATGATGTGGAGATAGAACTGGGCAAGCTGGGGGTGGAGGTGAGGCGGGACCTTTTCATTTCGGAATGGACCAGGTTCAGCCTCTTCCTTAACCCCCTGGGGATAAACGAGAAAAGGCACCTCCAGCAGGCGGCCATGCCCTACCTCAAGCGGGATGTGGGGGGGGACGGCTGGGAATCGGTGGGGGAAAAGGTCCTCCATGCCCGCCACTTTGACGGGCTGGTCCACCTGGCCCCCTTCACCTGTATGCCGGAGATAATCGCCCAGAACATCCTGCCCTCGGTCAAGGAGGACATTCCCGTCCTCACCCTCCTCTGTGATGAGCAGACGGGCAAGCAGGGGATGCTCACACGCCTTGAGGCCTTTGTGGACCTATTGAAGCGCCGCCGGGCCTCCCGGCGCCAGAAAGTGGGGGTCCACTAGGATGAGGCTGGGCATCTTCCACATGGGCAACGTATCTCTGGCCGCCCGGACTTTCCTCCGGGAGCTGAAAGTGGAGATAGTTATCCCTCCCCCCAACAGCGGGACCACCCTTTCCCTGGGGACCAGGTATTCTCCTGAGACCGCCTGTCTTCCCTACAAGCTCATCCTGGGTAATTTCCTCCAGGACCTGGAGATGGGGGCTGACACCCTCATCATGGTTACCAGCACGAACGTGGCCTGCCGCATGGGCTTCTATGCTCGCTCCATGAAGGGGACCCTGGAAGACCTGGGCTACAAGTTTGAGATGATTGTGCCCGGGGACAGTGAGCGGGGCTTGGTGAACTTGCTGAGGTTCATTAAGAGGCGGGCCAACAATGTGTCCTGGCTCAAGCTTGTCTCCGCTTTCCGCTTCGGCCTGGCCAAGCTCTCGGCCCTGGACCACCTGGAACAGGTTGTCCACCGGATGCGGGCCGTGGAGAAGACCAAGGGGACGGTCAATCGCCTCTTTCAGGAGGCCCAGGAGGCGATAGACCAGGCCGGGACCTGGGCCTCTCTCAAGGAGCTGGAGAAAGAATATGCCGATAGGCTGACTGCCCTGCCCCAGGACCCCCAGGCCCAGCCGTTGCGGGTGGGGGTGGTGGGGGAGACATTCGTCCTTATGGACCCATTTGCCAGCAGGGACCTGGAGTCGGAGCTGGGCAAGCTGGGGGTGGAGGTAAGGAGGAGAAACTTTGCCTCCCGGTGGTTGCGACCGGGGGTGGTCTCCTCCGGGTGGAAGGAGGAGGCCCATCGGGCGGCCCTGCCCTACCTGAAACGCACCGTCGGCGGGGAGGGCTGGGAATCGGTAGGTGAGAAGGTTCTCTGCTCCCAGGACTACGATGGCATGGTCCACCTGCTCCCCTTTACCTGCATGCCGGAAATAATTGCCCAGAACATCCTGCCCTCGGTCAAGGAGGACATCCCCGTTCTCACCCTCATCTGTGATGAGCAGACAGGCAAGCAGGGGATGCTCACGCGCCTTGAGGCCTTTGTGGACCTCCTCAATCGCCGCCGTCAGAGGAAGAAGGATGAGAGTTTATCTAGGTGTTGATGTAGGCTCTGTCACCACCAAGGTGGTGGCCCTGGATGAGGAGGAGAAGGTCCTGGCCGGTCTCTATCTGCGCACTCAGGGGCGGCCCATTGAGACCATTCAGGAAGGGCTGAGACTTATCCAGGAGATGCTGCCCTCCGGGGTGGAGGTAGCGGGGGCGGGAACTACCGGCAGTGCCCGCTACCTGGCGGGGGTGGTGGCGGGGGCGGATACCATAAAGAACGAGATAACAGCCCATGCCGTTGGGGCCCTCCATTTTGTCCCCGACGTTCAGACCATCGTTGAGATCGGCGGCCAGGACAGCAAGATTATCATCCTCCGGGATGGGGTGGTCACCGACTTCGGCATGAATACCGTCTGCGCCGCCGGCACCGGGAGCTTCCTGGACCACCAGGCCCTCCGGCTAAATATCAGCATTGAGGAGTTCGGCCCTCTGGCCATCCAGAGCAAGACCCCTGTCCGCATCGCCGGCCGCTGCACTGTTTTTGCTGAATCGGACATGGTCCATAAACAGCAGGTGGGCCACTCCAAAGAGGACATCCTCTATGGCCTGTGTGATGCCCTGGTGCGGAACTACCTGAACAATGTGGCCCTGGGCAAAGAGACCCTGCCCCCCGTGGTCTTCCAGGGGGGTGTGGCTTTTAACGTGGGGATTCGCCGGGTCCTGGAGGAGGCCCTCAAGACCCCTATAATCGTTCCCCCCCACCACGAGTGCATGGGGGCTATTGGTGCTGGCCTCCTGGCCAAGGAGGCGGTGGTGGGGCGTGGGACCAGCTTCAAGGGCTTTGAGGTAAGCCAGGTGAAATACCGCACCACCTCGTTTGAGTGCAAGGCCTGCGCCAATCTATGTGAGATAGCACAGCTCTCCACCAACGGCAATGTCCTGGCCCGCTGGGGGGGGCGCTGTGATATGTGGGAGAGGACTTCTGTCAAAAGCTGATATCCGCATTGCCCTGGATGCCATGGGGGGAGACCACGCCCCGGAGGAAATTGTCCGGGGGGCCCTGCAGGCCCGGGAGGAAGGTGTGGGGGTGGTGCTGGTGGGCAGGGAGGCGGATCTCTCTCCCCATCTTCCTGCAAACCTGGACGGCTTGGGACTGGTGCTTGCCTCAGAGGTCATCGGCTCCCACGAGCCGCCGGTAGAGGCACTGCGTCTTAAACCCCACTCTTCCATCCGGGTGGGGTTGGAGCTGGTCAAGAGGGGGGAAGCGCATGGCTTTGTCTCTGCCGGTTCCACGGGGGCAGTGGCTGCCGCCGCTGTCCTGGTCCTGGGCAACATCCCGGGGGTGGAAAGGCCCGCCCTCGGCCTGCCCTATGCCACCCCCTCCGGGCCCGCCATCGTCCTGGATGTGGGGGCCAATGCCGACTGCCGTCCCCAGTTCCTCCTCCAGTTCGCCCACCTGGGGGCCCGCTATATGGAGCGGGTGTGGGGGATAGCTTCCCCCCGCATTGCCCTCCTCTCCAGCGGGGAGGAGGAGGAGAAGGGGAACCGCCTGGTGAGGGAGAGCCATAACCTGCTCAAGAAGAGCGGGCTGAACTTTATCGGGAACCTTGAGGGGAAGGACCTGCTGAGGGGCCTGGCCGAGGTGGTGGTGAGCGACGGCTTCACCGGCAACGTCCTCATCAAGGCCACTGAGGGCTTCGGTGAGGCCATCCATCACGAACTGAGGCATGCCCTCAGGAGCCGCTTCTACCTCCGCCCCCTGGCCCTGCTGCTCCGCCCCGCCCTGAAGGAGGTGGTCAGGAAAATGGACTATAATGAATATGGTGGTGCCCACCTGTTGGGCGTGCAGGGGAATGTCTTCGTGGCCCACGGGCGCAGCAAGGCCCTGGCCATCAAGAATGCCCTCCTCATGGCCCGCCGGGTGGCGAACCAGGGGGTTCTGGAAGCGTTGACGGAGGAGAAATGGCTAAGCCTGCGGTAGTTACCGATGAGACCTTCGATAAGGAGGTCCTGGGTTCAAAGGGGCCGGTGGTGGTGGATTTCTGGGCCCCATGGTGTGGCCCCTGCCGCCTGGTAGCCCCCGTGGTGGAGGAGCTGGCCCAGGAGATGGAGAGCCAGGTCTCCTTCGCCAAGCTCAATGTGGACGAGAACCCCAGGACGCCCCCCCGCTACTCCATCCACTCCATACCTACCCTTATCCTCTTCAAGGGAGGGAAGCCTGCAAAGCAGTTTGTGGGCTACAAGCCCAAAGCTGAGTTGAAAAAGAACCTGGAGGAGGCCCTTGGCCCTGAAAGTAGCCGTCTTTGACCGAAAGGGGGAGGCGGGCAAGTTCTGCGCTGAGCCCTGTGGTGTAGACTGGACTGACCAGGAGAACCAGAAGCTGGCCCGGCAGAACCTGCTCCAGTTCTTCGGCGATAGGGTGGAGTTGGAGTTCCATGACGCAGAGCAGGCCCCGCCGGATATCGCCCGGGGCCTGAAGGAAGGGGGCCTCCTTCTTCCCCTCCTGGTCATCAACGGGAAGGTGCGCCTCCAGGGCTTCTTTGACTTCCGCAGGCTGAGGGATATGGTGGAGGCGGTGGGGGAGGCTCATGGCTGAGCCCTATGATGTGGTCATAATCGGTGGGGGGCCCGCCGGTCTTACGGCGGGCCTCTACGCATCCCGCTCCCGCCTTAAGACCCTCCTCCTGGAGCGGGGGCTCTTCGGCGGCCAGATAGTCAACGCCACAAAGGTGGAGAACTTCCCCGGCTTCCCCCGGGGTATTTCCGG
This genomic stretch from Chloroflexota bacterium harbors:
- a CDS encoding DNA polymerase III subunit yields the protein MWRTLGQERAIRLFQNSLDGDRLAHAYLLVGPPRVGKRSLCLEMAQALNCVGDGPPCGVCPSCRHIASGTHPDVLVVSPVHDPKAGRPRTEIGIDQIRGIEALACLLPFEGRYKVFIFDGAERLSLEAANAFLKTLEEPLPSVVFLLTTSREGLLPSTLLSRCQRLEIKPLGLGEAEEALVRESGLEREKARLLAHVSQGCLGLALDQGFLGFRTEALEQVQQLLGAGLEERFRMAEGLANRWERDREGVFELLRLWQGWLRDLLLVVAGLPDGVVSLDYEEALKRQASALGLAQLRQGIKDTAGIREALERNASPRLALEVLMLKLPREGECLR
- a CDS encoding stage 0 sporulation family protein; translated protein: MPQIVGVRFRPAGKVYHFDPAGLELAEGDQVVVETARGQELGFVVQGPREVPGEEKGGSLKPVLRQAAPPDLERVQSLRSQEKEVLMQAREAARRLGVPMKILTAEYTLDGKLTIYFTAEERVDFRELVRELAGRFHTRIELRQIGPRDETKILGGIGACGLPLCCARWLTEFAPVTIRMAKEQGLALNPPKISGVCGRLLCCLAYEIDSYREVKRKLPAKGKKISTAMGPAKVIESNPLKETVKVELEGGAVVEIPLAQLEPGVP
- a CDS encoding HNH endonuclease, coding for MVNGLSVLVLNQNYQPLNICRMRRAVVLLLMDKAEMIENGVGEIKTPTAIFPIPSIIRLHMLVRRPPVLKRLTRFEVFNRDHFTCQYCGRETRDLTLDHVIPRHQGGGHEWENVVGACIPCNHKKAGKTPREAGMKLLQRPYAPPSFFTVPYQYLRANQQWLKFIPQ
- a CDS encoding ATP-binding protein, producing the protein MESLGEILKRVPTPTSSPVENTDTSTATESCRLCGGAGFVRHPVPFGHPDFGQAFPCQCQVKKGKRAGLWQEMGGPGPELLKRMVFDKFDRRDELPPEQRQNLEQALRLAREFAKEPEGWLVFLGVSGCGKTHLATAIANHRLAQGQAVFFASIPELLDHLRSAYGPEAKTSYDDTFEGVKKAPLLILDNLGAHSTSPWAEEKLFQIINYRYNNRVPTLFTSHKRLEEIVDQIASRMGDPGLSIVFFITAPMYAAPRPAERPHRRLRPS
- a CDS encoding DnaD domain protein, which translates into the protein MKPFPGFPTSLPKMDDPEELNVLLYFFWLLGRKGRPYLSLGELQADGNLNALGEEGIARALERAAERGVLLPLNRDGRRLYFLNSPQGQEARAGMEKGAFLHEEKTNIFDLYEQNIGLITPIIADQLQEAEALYPAPWIEEAVKLAVRLNRRRWNTISRILERWAVEGKDGEPGRDSEKGADPHQFTRGKYGHLYRY
- the dnaB gene encoding replicative DNA helicase; this translates as MPDPRLPPNDIEAEEAVLGSLLLDGEAIFKIVSLLSPEDFYRDQNREVYSGCFELFRRNEGINQVTLAHELSRQGKLEGVGGASYLLHLLSTVPTPLHLEHYAQIVRRTSLFRRLLAAGEEITRLGYEDRPDVEATMDRAEDLLFRLRMGTATREFVPLRDLISQYIDETEQREMPPSQAQGGELPQIFTGFGDLDEYLGGLQRSDLVVLGARPSLGKTSLSLGIARHAAKEYGARVGIFSLEMSREAVVQRFLATEADVDSRRLRIGQISEEEKERLMAATGPLSEMSIYVDDSPQPRVVEIRSKARRLYHERGVDLIIVDYLQLIQGDGRNDNRVQEISHITRSLKALARELNVPVLAVSQLSRAPEMRTSHRPQLSDLRESGSIEQDADVVLFIHREDAYISEEEWEHQNPGQPYPRGMATIIIAKHRNGPTGEVSLRFVPRTARFVSLGTRREGS
- the rplI gene encoding 50S ribosomal protein L9, translated to MKVVFLSDVAGVGQAGQVKEIAEGFARNYLLPRGLALPATPDVVKNWEERKKGEVRRQARERGSLEALAQRLEGMEIKLVAKTGGGQKLYGSITSADIAGELSRQGIELDRRQIELPGHIKGLGQHLVVVRLAPGLSAQLRVSVEAI
- a CDS encoding CoA protein activase; translated protein: MRVSFPHLGHLWVPVRALFTELGVDHVVPPLNTRRTLTLATKNSPEGLCLPFKLTLGNFIEACELGADTLVQAGGAGICRLGRYGRTQEYVLRDMGFQFQILTAGVSEKKLQGIMQLFKKISGGAPWGRIVSAVRFGLAKLNALDEIEKEVHRVRAREKVKGQASALFREATKAVDETGDYDSLKRRKQDYLEKLRAVPQDGEDPLLVGVMGEFYVVLEPFSNNDVEIELGKLGVEVRRDLFISEWTRFSLFLNPLGINEKRHLQQAAMPYLKRDVGGDGWESVGEKVLHARHFDGLVHLAPFTCMPEIIAQNILPSVKEDIPVLTLLCDEQTGKQGMLTRLEAFVDLLKRRRASRRQKVGVH
- a CDS encoding CoA protein activase, which codes for MRLGIFHMGNVSLAARTFLRELKVEIVIPPPNSGTTLSLGTRYSPETACLPYKLILGNFLQDLEMGADTLIMVTSTNVACRMGFYARSMKGTLEDLGYKFEMIVPGDSERGLVNLLRFIKRRANNVSWLKLVSAFRFGLAKLSALDHLEQVVHRMRAVEKTKGTVNRLFQEAQEAIDQAGTWASLKELEKEYADRLTALPQDPQAQPLRVGVVGETFVLMDPFASRDLESELGKLGVEVRRRNFASRWLRPGVVSSGWKEEAHRAALPYLKRTVGGEGWESVGEKVLCSQDYDGMVHLLPFTCMPEIIAQNILPSVKEDIPVLTLICDEQTGKQGMLTRLEAFVDLLNRRRQRKKDESLSRC
- a CDS encoding 2-hydroxyglutaryl-CoA dehydratase, which produces MRVYLGVDVGSVTTKVVALDEEEKVLAGLYLRTQGRPIETIQEGLRLIQEMLPSGVEVAGAGTTGSARYLAGVVAGADTIKNEITAHAVGALHFVPDVQTIVEIGGQDSKIIILRDGVVTDFGMNTVCAAGTGSFLDHQALRLNISIEEFGPLAIQSKTPVRIAGRCTVFAESDMVHKQQVGHSKEDILYGLCDALVRNYLNNVALGKETLPPVVFQGGVAFNVGIRRVLEEALKTPIIVPPHHECMGAIGAGLLAKEAVVGRGTSFKGFEVSQVKYRTTSFECKACANLCEIAQLSTNGNVLARWGGRCDMWERTSVKS
- the plsX gene encoding phosphate acyltransferase PlsX, encoding MRIALDAMGGDHAPEEIVRGALQAREEGVGVVLVGREADLSPHLPANLDGLGLVLASEVIGSHEPPVEALRLKPHSSIRVGLELVKRGEAHGFVSAGSTGAVAAAAVLVLGNIPGVERPALGLPYATPSGPAIVLDVGANADCRPQFLLQFAHLGARYMERVWGIASPRIALLSSGEEEEKGNRLVRESHNLLKKSGLNFIGNLEGKDLLRGLAEVVVSDGFTGNVLIKATEGFGEAIHHELRHALRSRFYLRPLALLLRPALKEVVRKMDYNEYGGAHLLGVQGNVFVAHGRSKALAIKNALLMARRVANQGVLEALTEEKWLSLR